One part of the Malus sylvestris chromosome 2, drMalSylv7.2, whole genome shotgun sequence genome encodes these proteins:
- the LOC126596756 gene encoding phosphatidylglycerophosphate phosphatase PTPMT2-like: MKIEELEAEGDCGVRNDAVSGRQVVRVDEAKRALVGAGARILFYPTLLYNVLRNKMEAEFRWWDEVDQFVLLGAVPFPKDVPQLKRLGVGGVITLNEPYETLVPTSLYRAHGIDHLVIPTRDYLFAPSFVDINRAVEFIHKNASCGETTYVHCKAGRGRSTTIVLCYLVKYKNMIPSAALDYVRSRRPRVLLAPSQWKAVQEYSRCGPTTTACSPSGDAVLITKADLEGYHGTYDDTARKQLAIVSKMVKASPMIARLSFLFASLKVTGNCGPVTRQLPVPEPRAC, translated from the exons ATGAAGATCGAGGAGTTGGAGGCGGAGGGGGATTGCGGCGTTCGGAACGACGCCGTTTCCGGGCGGCAGGTAGTTAGGGTTGACGAAGCCAAGAGAGCGCTTGTTGGAGCCGGTGCGCGGATCCTTTTTTACCCGACCCTGTTGTATAATGTGCTTCGGAACAAGATGGAGGCTGAGTTCAGATGGTGGGACGAAGTTGACCAG TTTGTTCTGCTCGGTGCGGTTCCATTTCCCAAAGATGTTCCCCAGTTGAAGCGGCTGGGTGTTGGTGGTGTGATCACTCTCAATGAACCTTACGAAACTTTGGTTCCAACATCCTTGTATCGT GCCCATGGAATTGACCATCTAGTAATCCCCACGCGAGATTATCTTTTTGCCCCTTCATTTGTTGATATCAACAGAGCTGTAGAATTCATTCACA AGAATGCATCGTGTGGTGAAACTACTTACGTGCACTGTAAAGCTGGTCGGGGAAGGAGCACAACTATCGTGCTTTGCTATTTG GTGAAATACAAGAACATGATACCATCTGCAGCCCTGGACTATGTTCGGTCTAGAAGACCTCGTGTGCTGCTAGCCCCCTCACAATGGAAG GCTGTTCAAGAATACAGCAGATGTGGACCAACTACCACAGCATGTTCTCCCTCAGGAGATGCAGTTTTAATTACCAAAGCTGATCTTGAAGGGTACCATGGAACTTACGACGACACTGCTCGTAAGCAGTTGGCAATTGTTTCTAAAATGGTGAAAGCCAGCCCCATGATAGCTAGGTTATCGTTCCTTTTTGCATCCTTGAAAGTCACCGGAAATTGTGGACCAGTCACGAGGCAGTTGCCTGTGCCGGAACCACGTGCTTGCTGA